Proteins from one Faecalibacterium sp. I3-3-33 genomic window:
- a CDS encoding GHMP family kinase ATP-binding protein has translation MRCEERFYEIYGKDPVDISFCPYRICPIGAHSDHNLGKITGLAIDKGIHIAYKPKMNGVVEMCSLQFPKRAQWHIREIGEKTGDWADYLRGATWALSNRYPLTVGLSGVIEGSLPIGGLSSSAAVILSFLDALCQVNGIKLEPSELISIAFDAEKNYVGVNVGTLDQSCEVLSKKDHLLYLDCKDNSYELIPTNPNMKPYKIAVFFSGLEHSLTGSKYNMRVDELRSGVYALQAFAGLEYGKFNEANARDVSYEIYQTYKDKLPAQWARRCEHWYTEFKRVEAGAEAWRRGDLEEYGRLSFESGWSSIHNWESGAPEQIKLYEIMRETAGIYGGRFSGAGFKGCCMALIDPSKTDVIREEVERKYLTAFPEMRGKYSFHLCESADGVGHKTED, from the coding sequence ATGCGCTGCGAGGAAAGATTCTACGAAATATATGGAAAAGATCCCGTGGACATTAGCTTTTGCCCCTATCGGATTTGCCCCATTGGTGCCCACAGTGATCACAACTTAGGAAAGATCACAGGACTTGCGATTGATAAAGGAATCCATATTGCATACAAGCCAAAGATGAATGGCGTTGTTGAAATGTGCAGTCTTCAATTCCCGAAACGTGCCCAGTGGCATATCCGGGAGATTGGCGAAAAAACCGGCGACTGGGCAGACTATCTGCGTGGCGCTACCTGGGCGCTGAGCAATCGGTACCCATTGACAGTCGGACTCAGTGGCGTCATTGAGGGCTCTTTGCCCATCGGAGGGCTTTCTTCCTCTGCAGCGGTGATACTGTCCTTCCTAGATGCATTGTGCCAAGTCAATGGAATTAAACTGGAGCCGTCTGAACTGATCAGCATTGCGTTTGATGCAGAGAAAAACTACGTGGGCGTTAATGTGGGAACCCTGGATCAGAGCTGTGAGGTTCTGAGTAAAAAAGACCACTTGCTGTATCTGGACTGTAAGGATAACAGCTACGAGCTGATTCCCACGAATCCCAATATGAAGCCCTACAAGATTGCGGTGTTTTTCAGTGGATTGGAGCACAGTCTGACTGGCTCTAAATATAATATGCGGGTGGATGAACTGCGATCCGGTGTTTACGCTTTGCAGGCTTTTGCGGGTCTGGAGTACGGAAAGTTTAATGAGGCCAATGCCCGTGATGTTTCGTATGAAATCTACCAGACATACAAGGACAAGCTGCCGGCACAATGGGCAAGACGTTGCGAGCACTGGTATACGGAGTTCAAGCGTGTGGAAGCTGGTGCGGAAGCATGGCGGCGAGGCGATTTGGAAGAGTATGGACGCCTGTCCTTTGAATCTGGCTGGAGCAGCATCCACAACTGGGAGTCCGGTGCGCCGGAGCAGATCAAACTCTACGAGATTATGAGGGAGACCGCTGGCATTTATGGTGGGCGCTTCAGCGGTGCTGGCTTTAAGGGGTGTTGCATGGCATTGATTGATCCCAGCAAGACAGATGTCATTCGGGAAGAAGTGGAGCGGAAATATCTCACCGCATTCCCGGAGATGCGTGGCAAGTACAGTTTTCATCTGTGCGAGAGTGCGGACGGCGTAGGGCATAAGACGGAGGACTAA
- a CDS encoding polysaccharide biosynthesis C-terminal domain-containing protein, whose translation MNILVTGAKGMVGTALCNNLKNIRDGKNKTRPALDIEEIFEYDLNSTPEELDEYCQKADFVFNLAGVNRPENPEDFMKGNFGFASDLLNCLKKHNNKATIMLSSSIQATLAGRFGNSEYGRSKKAGEELFFQYAQETGAKVAVYRFVNLMGRSRPKYNSAVSTFCWAVANDEPFTVNDRSTELELLYIDDLVEGMFDLLEGKEQHCEFDGVETVLKADGRYCCVPVTHKVTLGEIVDLLQEFKAQPTTLMMPKMPDGSFAKKLYSLYLTYLPTDKFKYALKMNVDNRGSFTELVHTADCGQVSINISRPGITKGQHWHNSKWELFIVVAGHGLIQERNINTGETVEFEVSGDKIEAVHMVPGWTHNIINLSETENLVTVMTCNEIFNPNHPDTFFDPV comes from the coding sequence ATGAACATTCTAGTCACAGGTGCCAAGGGCATGGTGGGAACCGCCCTGTGTAACAACCTGAAAAACATCCGGGATGGGAAAAATAAGACCCGCCCGGCACTGGATATTGAAGAAATCTTCGAGTATGATTTGAACTCCACCCCGGAGGAGTTGGACGAATACTGCCAGAAAGCAGACTTTGTGTTCAATCTGGCAGGCGTGAATCGCCCGGAAAACCCAGAAGACTTCATGAAGGGCAACTTTGGCTTTGCATCCGACCTGCTGAACTGCCTGAAAAAGCACAACAATAAGGCAACCATCATGCTGTCCTCCTCCATTCAGGCAACTTTGGCTGGTCGCTTCGGCAACAGCGAGTATGGCCGCAGCAAAAAGGCTGGCGAGGAGCTGTTCTTCCAGTATGCTCAGGAGACCGGTGCGAAGGTAGCGGTCTACCGTTTTGTCAACCTGATGGGTCGCAGCCGCCCCAAGTACAACAGTGCCGTCAGCACCTTCTGCTGGGCAGTTGCCAACGATGAGCCCTTCACCGTCAACGACCGCAGCACCGAGTTGGAACTGCTGTACATCGACGATCTGGTAGAAGGTATGTTTGACCTGCTGGAAGGCAAGGAACAGCACTGTGAATTTGACGGTGTAGAGACTGTTCTGAAAGCAGACGGTCGCTACTGCTGTGTCCCTGTGACCCACAAGGTTACGCTGGGAGAGATTGTGGACTTGCTGCAAGAGTTCAAGGCACAGCCGACTACGCTCATGATGCCCAAGATGCCGGACGGCAGCTTTGCCAAGAAGCTGTATTCCCTGTACCTGACCTACCTGCCGACGGACAAGTTCAAGTATGCCCTGAAGATGAACGTGGACAACCGTGGTTCTTTCACGGAATTGGTTCATACCGCTGACTGTGGGCAGGTGAGCATCAACATCAGCCGTCCCGGAATCACCAAGGGGCAGCACTGGCACAACTCCAAGTGGGAGCTGTTCATTGTGGTCGCTGGTCACGGCCTGATCCAAGAGCGGAACATCAACACCGGGGAAACGGTGGAGTTCGAAGTTTCCGGGGATAAGATTGAGGCTGTCCACATGGTTCCCGGCTGGACCCACAACATCATCAACCTGTCGGAGACAGAGAATCTGGTGACGGTGATGACCTGCAACGAAATTTTCAACCCGAATCATCCAGATACCTTCTTCGATCCGGTGTAA
- a CDS encoding NAD-dependent epimerase/dehydratase family protein, with protein sequence MSKTVFITGSSGFIGSNLAKRILTTEPDTKVIGLDNMNDYYDVRIKEARLEELQKFENYTFIKGNLADKALINSIFEQYHPDIVVNLGAQAGVRYSITNPDAYIESNMIGFYNILEACRHYPVEHLVYASSSSVYGSNKKVPYSTDDKVDNPVSLYAATKKSNELMAHAYSKLYNIPSTGLRFFTVYGPAGRPDMAYFGFTNKLVNGETIKIFNYGNCKRDFTYVDDIVEGVVRVMAKAPEKKNGEDGLPIPPYAVYNIGNSNPENLLDFVQILSEELVRAGVLPADYDFEAHKELVPMQPGDVPVTFADTEPLERDFGFKSHTPLREGLRKFAEWYKKFYME encoded by the coding sequence ATGAGTAAAACAGTATTCATCACCGGTTCATCCGGTTTTATCGGCTCTAACCTTGCCAAGCGTATTCTGACCACTGAGCCGGATACCAAGGTTATCGGCCTGGACAACATGAACGATTATTATGATGTTCGCATCAAAGAAGCTCGCCTTGAGGAGCTTCAGAAATTTGAAAACTATACCTTTATAAAAGGAAATCTTGCAGACAAGGCACTTATCAACAGCATTTTTGAGCAATATCACCCGGATATTGTGGTCAATCTGGGTGCTCAGGCAGGTGTGCGTTACTCCATCACCAACCCGGATGCCTACATTGAGAGCAACATGATTGGCTTCTACAACATTCTGGAAGCCTGCCGTCATTATCCGGTGGAGCATCTGGTGTACGCATCCTCCAGCTCCGTCTATGGCAGCAACAAGAAGGTGCCCTACTCCACCGATGACAAGGTGGACAATCCGGTTTCTCTGTATGCGGCTACCAAGAAGTCCAACGAGCTGATGGCACACGCTTACTCCAAACTCTACAATATCCCCTCTACTGGTCTGCGGTTCTTCACGGTCTATGGCCCTGCTGGTCGTCCGGATATGGCATATTTTGGCTTTACCAATAAGCTGGTGAACGGCGAAACTATCAAGATCTTCAACTACGGCAACTGCAAGCGGGACTTTACTTATGTGGATGACATCGTGGAAGGCGTTGTCCGTGTGATGGCGAAAGCTCCTGAAAAGAAGAATGGCGAGGATGGTTTGCCCATTCCGCCCTATGCAGTCTACAATATCGGCAACTCCAACCCGGAGAACCTGCTGGACTTTGTGCAGATCCTGTCGGAGGAGCTGGTGCGTGCCGGTGTACTCCCTGCGGACTATGACTTTGAGGCTCACAAGGAGCTGGTTCCCATGCAGCCCGGTGATGTGCCTGTGACCTTTGCTGACACTGAGCCGTTGGAGCGTGACTTCGGTTTTAAGTCACATACCCCACTGCGGGAGGGCCTGCGGAAGTTTGCTGAGTGGTATAAAAAGTTCTATATGGAATAA
- a CDS encoding UDP-N-acetyl glucosamine 2-epimerase: MEHNFKWKNDGRTKVMIGCGTRPEIIRLAAVIKRCREYFDCCVVYYNQNWDRNLSTVFWEDFELKNTFGEYGPDILVPVVGENLGVTCGNILGRSYELLSELQPEGYLVLGDTNSCLSAISAKRLHIPLFHMEAGNRCKDECLPEETNRRIVDVISDVNMCYSEFARKYLADTGLPKERTYQTGSPMAEVLHMNLEKIQKSDVLERLGLEKDKYILLSAHREENIDSEKNFLSLFTAINALAEKYDMPILYSCHPRSKHRLEKSGFKLDPRVRVNEPLGFNDYNKLQMNALAIVSDSGTLPEESSFYLSIGHPIAAVCIRTSTERPEALEAGDFILAGITTRELLNATDMAIEMKQKGVLGKPCPDYVDETVSMKVVRIIQGYVNVVNKMVWRKG, from the coding sequence ATGGAACACAATTTTAAATGGAAAAACGACGGGCGCACCAAGGTCATGATCGGCTGCGGCACCCGTCCGGAAATTATTCGTCTGGCGGCGGTGATTAAGCGCTGCCGGGAATATTTTGACTGCTGCGTGGTCTATTACAATCAGAATTGGGACAGAAACCTTTCCACCGTGTTCTGGGAGGATTTCGAACTGAAGAACACCTTCGGGGAATATGGCCCGGACATTCTTGTGCCTGTGGTTGGCGAGAATCTGGGCGTGACCTGCGGTAACATTCTGGGGCGCAGCTATGAGCTTCTGTCCGAATTGCAGCCGGAGGGCTATCTGGTGCTGGGCGATACCAACTCCTGTCTGTCCGCCATTAGCGCAAAGCGGCTGCACATCCCGCTGTTTCATATGGAGGCAGGCAACCGCTGCAAGGATGAGTGCCTGCCTGAGGAGACTAATCGCCGCATCGTGGATGTGATTTCTGACGTGAATATGTGCTATTCCGAGTTTGCCCGGAAGTATCTGGCGGACACCGGACTGCCCAAGGAACGCACCTACCAGACCGGCTCTCCCATGGCGGAAGTCCTGCACATGAATCTGGAGAAGATCCAGAAAAGCGACGTGCTGGAGCGTCTGGGACTGGAGAAGGACAAGTACATTCTGCTGTCTGCCCACCGTGAGGAGAACATCGACTCTGAAAAGAACTTCCTGAGTCTGTTCACTGCCATCAATGCGCTGGCAGAGAAGTACGATATGCCCATTCTCTACTCCTGCCATCCCCGCAGCAAGCACCGTCTGGAAAAGAGTGGCTTCAAACTCGACCCTCGTGTCCGGGTCAATGAGCCGCTAGGCTTCAACGACTATAACAAGCTGCAAATGAACGCTCTGGCAATCGTCTCCGACTCCGGCACCCTGCCCGAGGAGAGCAGCTTCTATCTGTCTATTGGTCATCCCATCGCCGCTGTGTGCATCCGCACCAGTACGGAACGCCCTGAGGCGCTGGAGGCTGGTGACTTTATTCTGGCTGGCATTACTACTCGTGAGCTTCTCAACGCTACCGATATGGCAATCGAGATGAAGCAAAAGGGCGTTCTGGGTAAGCCCTGCCCTGATTATGTGGACGAGACCGTGTCCATGAAGGTGGTTCGCATCATTCAGGGTTATGTAAACGTAGTTAATAAGATGGTGTGGAGAAAAGGGTAA
- a CDS encoding PglD-related sugar-binding protein, which yields MSKEKLLLGGAGGFGRMVAEQAMLQYDCAFVDDGQSVGAEICGIPVVGGLADLPELRKEYSLLVVGIGNNQFRAQVYEKAKALGYAFPNIIAPSAYISPYAKLGCGCVVLQNACVQNGASVGNGVLLNAGTEVHCDAAVGDYALIYTNSVVRTGATVGNFARIGSNCTICNNATVPDGADIPDCTAVH from the coding sequence ATGTCTAAGGAAAAGCTGCTGCTGGGTGGTGCCGGTGGCTTCGGGCGCATGGTGGCGGAGCAGGCGATGCTCCAATACGATTGCGCTTTTGTGGATGATGGACAGTCTGTGGGTGCTGAGATCTGTGGCATTCCGGTGGTTGGCGGCCTTGCCGATTTACCGGAGCTGCGGAAAGAGTACAGCTTGCTGGTGGTAGGCATCGGCAACAATCAGTTCCGGGCACAGGTGTATGAGAAGGCAAAAGCACTTGGCTATGCGTTCCCCAACATCATTGCTCCCAGTGCCTACATCAGCCCATACGCCAAGTTGGGATGCGGTTGTGTGGTGCTGCAAAACGCTTGTGTTCAGAATGGTGCATCTGTGGGAAACGGTGTTCTGCTGAATGCCGGAACAGAGGTCCACTGTGATGCAGCGGTAGGGGACTACGCCCTGATTTACACCAACAGCGTTGTTCGCACCGGCGCAACGGTGGGAAATTTTGCCCGCATCGGCAGCAACTGCACCATCTGCAATAATGCAACTGTGCCGGATGGCGCAGATATTCCGGACTGCACCGCAGTACATTAA